One Eurosta solidaginis isolate ZX-2024a chromosome 1, ASM4086904v1, whole genome shotgun sequence genomic window, TTTGATATTCATACGTATTTGTGTAtacttaatttaaataatttcaaactgcGCATGTGCAGAGCTTCAATCTTATACCAGTTGTTCTTTAAGGATATAGATTgcgaaatataaaaattgcaataatattTACTATTACTCATGTACTGATAATTTGTGTTTACATCTCTGTTGTATTCGTAAAATGTGTTATTAATTTTCTTTTGCCATTCAACATTTCAAGTGGGCAGTTTACATAGCGTGTTTCTTTAAATCAGTTTAAAACAAGTGCCTTTGACACGGTTCTGTTGTTTTCGTTTACACACATGGTTCAACGTAATTGCCCGGAAAAAGACCAGTTACACCATCCATAACACCCTCCCACCACCCATCGTCGTTTTTCTTTAGAACATACAATACAGAACTTTCTTGAAAACTTAATTCATCATCTTTATCAGCATAGTAATCATAAATTGCGACAACTATAATTGTACACACATTTGTTAGGCTTTATCTTTTAAActctacatacacatatacaattTTACATACCTTTTTCGATGTAATTTTTCGGTACCCAACCAGGTAAATTCTGATCCTCTGGTACGATAGGCGCCAATTGACCTTGCCCCGTTGATGTGCGTGGTCGTCCGAAGTCCTGATGTTCCTCCTCTGGTGGAGGTGGTGGAGGTAGAGGTGGCGATTGCGAGCCTGGTCTTGCAAAGTTCAAACTGAAGTTGTTTCTGCGTAGTAAAAAAGGGATTAATAATGTTAAAGCGTATTTTTCTTATCATTTTAAATTGACAATGAAATTATAaatagcgtttttttttaatttttatttacctgtTACCATTCCTGTCATGTAAGCAATTAAatatacaattaaataaataaaagagctCTTATAATTGTAAACATTTGCAATTTAAACAAATCTATATTTCTTCAGTACAAATTTTCCCgatttattaatttattcacTGAACTACCTCGTCGGTTGATCCCACCTACGAGTtgattctaaaaaatttttactGGCACTTTTCAAGGCGTAACTATAACTGAACTAATCCAAAGCAAGCCCTGGACTAGCCTTAAACCAAAGAGGAttgatataataagagacgtcagttcatactttttgtgaaatttatttgtaatgtcccatttggcgggtaattttaaattgcttctacacattttcatgaggtattttttttattgttttaagggATTGTACTAATTAAACcattcatcctctttccaacaatcacaatatatattaatataaacttcttaaaaatgtgtagaatgtaattttctaatacccgccaatcaggtacattacaaatgAAAATCTAACTGACGTCTTATTATATCAATCCTCTTTGCTTAAACTAAAACATAGCCGAACTCAGACTTCCTGCTCAATGAACGAAAGTACGCCAGCTGAGCTCGCAATACCATGGCTGATCTAGAATAATGTATTTCACCTCAAATCTATCAAGCTCCCGccataaaagttattttaaaaaatatatatagtcaTGACGTTTTGCTGTGGAAACCGTTCAGCTAAAATTTATCTCTTCCAAAACCAATTATTTTATGCATACAAGTTAATAACTAGTTGAAAAGGTATCGAGTTTCTTATAACTACACAAGACCATACACGTATGTATACTAGAATGGGTcgaaaaaaaaggtgttaatgtccgcccctaaagtagtaaataagtgagtcaaccctgttgttttgtatttataataataacactatgcgacaaaatcaactttttttctgagtattgcacaaaacccactttttgtagagattgaggcttaagtaaaaaaagtactatctccgtttttcgaagttagcttcAAAAaaagatatcggctttcgaagttcgaaattctacatttcaaaatattattttttttttgttaacgcgttcagcaaattgaaaaagtaaaaatgtgggcatGACctgctcttttcccttatttgaagggctgaattcttgttttgagaaatttggtaaaacagctgttatacgaggtgaggtcagactctgacttctaaaatgtagaatttcgaacttcgaacttcgtaagccgatatctattttttggaggctaacttcgaaaaaccgagatagtactttgtttacttaagcctcaatctctacaaaaaagtggggtGTGTCCAATACCCAgacaaaaagttgattttgtagcATAGTGTTATATTTATAAATAAGaatttgactcacttatttactttcacttcccCTATTCATAAGATTTCGCATATCTttacaactttgttagctgacctaatcatgtgaaaacgacttcatagcatAACAGgtcattaaacggaaatgtgaagcttctcaaggccaaaataatgacatatcaattttaaaaaccgGACGTCTAAGAacaaagttacaacgaaaaaaccttttcggctgtatttcgaaggatcaaaaaacaataaaaataaaattttccgaaaccgtctcaacataatctttaaatttaggggcggacattagcaactttttttttttgtatggggaccaacccagtctaatgtatataaacaaaaattagttTCTTACCTATTATGATTTCTACCCAATGTATGCATGCCGATGTGACTTTGTTCACTAATTTCATGCTGTGAAACAGTGAGTGGCGATGGTGGAGCTAAAATGTAAtgcaattaattaatttatttctaaatattcACTACATTAATACTTACGCGGCATACTGCTACGATCATCATATGTTGTTGGCGGTGGTGGTGGCAATGATTGCATCATCCCGGCTGATGGTAAATTGACATGTGTAGCGATTTGTTGACTAGGTGGCATTGGTAGCGCACTATACCCACCGCCACGTTCCCCACGTTCATTGCCGCCAATACTAGCGGCAGTACCGGAAATACTGCCCGCACCACCACCACCTACACCAGTGCTACTAATACCCGTCATTGTAGTGGTTGATGATGCTGATGACATACGTTTTGGATGCCCAATTGGATAATTGGGTGCATAGTGCGAAGGCACTTGCGGTGGATTGACCACAGGTGGTGTACGATATTCACGCGAAC contains:
- the Abi gene encoding abl interactor 2 — translated: MASENIMDELASLIRTEIPDGRQSLRDSYTNLERVADYCEDTYYREENKKAALEATKNYTTQSLASVAYQINTLAYSYMQLLELQAQQLCEMESQMNHIAQTVQIHKEKVARREIGVLTANKVSSRQFKIVAPINPEKPIKYVRKPIDYSILDDIGHGVNSTQTRQTQKHRGSSHGSIQSLATSSLAPSVGPPPTTKPPTPPQMTRGNTGTLGKSSMSNTGTLGKSSREYRTPPVVNPPQVPSHYAPNYPIGHPKRMSSASSTTTMTGISSTGVGGGGAGSISGTAASIGGNERGERGGGYSALPMPPSQQIATHVNLPSAGMMQSLPPPPPTTYDDRSSMPPPPSPLTVSQHEISEQSHIGMHTLGRNHNRNNFSLNFARPGSQSPPLPPPPPPEEEHQDFGRPRTSTGQGQLAPIVPEDQNLPGWVPKNYIEKVVAIYDYYADKDDELSFQESSVLYVLKKNDDGWWEGVMDGVTGLFPGNYVEPCV